The Malus sylvestris chromosome 14, drMalSylv7.2, whole genome shotgun sequence genome segment aaataaactaaaatcctaatattttccaacaccccgtcaaactcatggcggtatacgacatgggtttgcaaacaagcagatgCAGACTGGCTCCGTTAGGCGGACTGGCAGGCATGtaaacttgacttgacttgacttgacttgactggcAAACTGGCAAACTGGCAAAttgattcttgattcttgattcttgacTTGATTCTTGATTCTGACTGGCAAACTAGTTCTGGTTCAAATTGGCTAGTGTTAAGAGTATGGAAAGAACCCGTCTATAAACGGACAAGATTTTCATATCTCAATTCTAGCAAcgaacaaacaaacacaaatccTATCATTCGAGTGGTCACAATTCAACACTTGAGTGACGGTCACAAAACAATTCCAAAGAGTATGCGGGCCTAAAACAAACGTAAAccatatgttttttcttttgcccGTGCGGGGGCCTCAAAAACTCcaaacaattttttctttttccttcttttttctctcttgttctgtttttttttttttttctcttttcattttgtttcGAGACTGGCGGATACAAATGCCCAGATTGTAGCTGGATCTAGTACAAGTTCATGGGATTTGGGCTTGCGAAGATGGTACAACAAGGGTGCAGCTTCGGTGGTTTTGACAGGTGACAACAGGGAAATCATGGATGCAGAGCAACATTGGCAGGTCAGGTACTGGTGCGGGTCGAGTGAGGGTTGATTAAGTGGCATGGTAGTGATGCGGAGATGCGAGTTGTTGCAACAGTGAAGGATCATGCAGGTGACGGTGGGTGCGGCAAGCaagttgtaacatcccacatcgcccaagggagtgatccttaaatgtatattctcatccctacctagcacgaggctttttgggagctcactggcttcgggttctgtaggaactccgaagttaagcgagaatgaggccatagcactcccaggatgggtaacccactgggaagttgctcgtgagttcccaaaaacaaaaccgtgagggaatggtaagcccaaagcggacaatatcatgctacggtggtggagcgggcccgggaagtgatccgccccgggccgggatgtgacaaagtGGTGCAACGATGGCCTATTGCGAAATGGTTCACATACGGACGATGTGGGTAGACCTATGAAGGCTGGTGGCTGGTGTTTCGGGTATGCAGGAATCTGGGGTGGTGCGACTTCCGAGCAAAcatgttcaatttttttcttttcaaaactaACACTGAAAACTAATATACAAACAACATGGATACCTATTAAGAACAGATTAAATCCCGAAAGAttaaacctgctctgataccaagttgaatatcagagtgcgcaacgaacgagattacaaaataatgggaatattattaaactaacgagaataccgaaacggctacaaaaccctaagagactacattgtgactaacttattcTAAAATGAATAACAAGcatgctatttataataaactaaccctaacaAAAAACGGTAAGAAACCGAAACCCTAATgttaacgggctaagcccagaaaaccaaatattcaaataaactaaaatccTAATCTTTTCCAACAGTATTCACTTATGAGCTAGACTTCCCTATACTTGTTCCTAAAACTTGACTAAACAGTTTTGGTAACCGTTATGATCTTCAAACTTGAACCGTCCATTTGGTCGGTATATATGAACCGTTAAACGATTTTCAATCTAAATGTGTTTTTTTAATTGTGATTTAGTAAATGACAGGTTACAGTTGTGATATCAGTAAAGTGTTGTAAACACAACTTGTATGGACAACAAAGTACACTTTGAAATGCACTTaactatttgttttttatttttatttaagaaTCATTCTAGCAAAAGAATTAATCAAATTGGTAATCATTTAGTTGATTCATAATTATTCATCATTAAAATCTGAATTATTACTAAAACCGTCGATAATTTGTTCGATACATATGAATTACTGAACATAAACACCCAACATAAATTAGGGATCAAAATTGATGAACGAATTAACAAGGAGCAGTGAACATACCGCAAAGCCAATACCAAAAGCCCACAAGTACTCCACAAAGAATCCAAGCCAATCCCATTTTTCACCTTCCCAGAAGCAAGGCTCATCCCCCGGAAGCTTAGGCAAGAAATACCGATCATCAACGTTTCCCACAACCCCACCACCTACGTTTTCAATCTCAGCCGTCCGTTGCGACCCCATCATGTCTTGTTCTTGGTCTCTTGTAGTTGAGGTGCTTTTCCTGTTCCTGCCGTCGGTCCTCCCAGTTCTGGACGCGAACCTCTTGGCTGACACCACGTAGAGGGCTCTTCTGGAGGAGGGAGGGAAGAGGAGGTGGCGTTGTGAGGAGAGGTTGGTGTAGGGGTACTGTCTGCTGGTGGTGGAGCTGCTGTAGAGGACTCTTGCTCCGCCAGTGGAACTTCCACTGTTGGCTATGGTAAGAGCCATGAGGGGAGGAGAGTGAGAGTCTCTTTGTTCGTAGCAGCACAAAGCTAAATGAGCAAGGTGGAAATATCTCTTCAGTATGTGTGGATGGGATAATGAGAGTGGGGGAGATGATAATGGAAGTTTTTCCATAAACTTGACCCGAATTGTTTCCATATTGGACCATCGGGTCCATCCATCGTTGGTACAGTTAATAAACTATTTATATCTTATGAGCCTAGCAGTAAAGTGGTGTTGTTtcttttctcatatttttttattcaaatatatTTTACATTAGGATGTCGTAGATAATATAAGGATATTTTATATTAAAGGGTAGGAGATTTGGTTTAAGTCGTTTAATaattcacttacaagtgaaaagaaaattcATTAGACTGTAATGTTAGTGTCAGTCAATTTTCTAGCTCTTATTTATGATAAAGAAAAATAAGTATTTCTAGTTATCCAAAATGGTGAAGGCTGaaatgttctttttttttttgaacaaaagataTTATCTATACCAATAGGTAGGGAGTAGGCCAAGCCACACAGTGAATTAGTAATAAAATGTCAAAAACTCTGTAGTTGATAGCTAAACCCTTTAGCATTTGTCTCTTATTACTACAATTTAGTTGTATTAATTTTGAGTTGTAAGTGAAGTTTTAAAGTTTGATTCTtaccaaaaacgaatttgaaccaaattaatATAGTTAGAACATTGATGTTTATCTCAAGTAAATCGCCCTTTTTTCTCCAGGAAGCAAATCTCctttatttatatgtatatattgtaacCCCTGAACCTGAACTTATAATTGGATAGGATGTTATTGGATTTTTAACTCAAAGTGAATGGCATTGGACTGtgcagataaaaaaaaatcctacttATGAGTTACGACTGACTTTagattttgtttgtaccatacttaaggtctccgtatttagatttcggataaatactcgggggactcaaatgtaattatataataaatgaaggggcaaatatgtaaaaaggggatGAGCCTTTAATCTATAAAAGggtctcctcaccctcacaatcctcaggCTCTGAGATTCAGAGCAAAaactctcaccctcacaatcttctcacaaacagagaaatacaatatcagtgtggacgtagcccaaacattggggtgaaccacgatacatcttgtgttatttacttttttgcagattcacggtcggatttacgttgttccaagacccctccggttttgtgcatcgacatttggcaccgtctgtgggaaacgatacgaaaagttgtgtcggttctctttcattatttcacctccgccgtgaatctgcaaaatcacaaaaacccaaaaaaagtgttatctctctctctctctcatgtgtTCCTTGTCTATATTTTGCTCATTTTTCATCAGCCCAgtcctccatcttcttctttttccttgtcAAATCGATGAGCTCCCATTTTACTTGATTCTCTGAATCTCCGACTGATCAGGTGAAACTCTAAGATGGAGTGGACAATGGTGCAGCATCTGGATCTTCGACATGTCGGACGCAGCTCAAAACTGTTGCAGCCTCATGCTGCTGCCTTTCATCCCCATCAGGCATTCGTCGCCGTCGTCATTGGAAACTACATCATTGAAATTGATGCATTGACAGCTCATCTGGGAAAGCTGACATTGAACTTAACGGTCTCTGATGATTCCGCAGTTGCACAAGCTGTCGTTTGCCAACTATCTGATTTTCAAGTCTGCAAGCAAAGAAACAACCTCGACCCACCGGCCACCGCCACGCCTCGCAGTTACGGCCTAAAGCGCATACTCACATTGTACAGAGCCTTCAGCGGTCTGACAAAAAGTAGGCACACCCAGCAGCCCATCAACCCGTCTTCCACCTCCGACATTGAGAGCCAGGCCATTCTTGTCAACTCTGTCAACGAAAATGTCTCTGAGAGCTACCAAATGACGTTTCTGATGGCGGCGGAGGAAGGCGGAGTTCAGGAGCTGGAGTACTTCAAGAGGCTTGACGATGAGTTCAATAAAGTGGACAAGTTTTACAGGTCGAAGGTTGACAAGGTGATGAAGGAAGTTGCGGTTCTTAACAAGCAAATGGACGCTTTGATTACGTTTCGGATCAAAGTGGAGAACCCTCAGAGAATGTTTGATTGGTTAAGGGAGATGACTCGCCATGCTTCCGATGCAGCCACCCCACGCGTTGCCAGAGCAAGCACCATCCCACACGGTGCTAAAGCAAACAGTGAGTATACTCATCACCACTGATACGAAGGTCCTCACGGTCGAGGCAATCGCCGACCTGGATCCCATCTCCTGCGAATACCACGAGCACTAGTGGAAAACAG includes the following:
- the LOC126599875 gene encoding uncharacterized protein LOC126599875, whose amino-acid sequence is MALTIANSGSSTGGARVLYSSSTTSRQYPYTNLSSQRHLLFPPSSRRALYVVSAKRFASRTGRTDGRNRKSTSTTRDQEQDMMGSQRTAEIENVGGGVVGNVDDRYFLPKLPGDEPCFWEGEKWDWLGFFVEYLWAFGIGFALIACLVAATSYNEGATDFKETPVYKDSFQSREFLEEPEASNPDVFESNPTEVAPSLE